One part of the Sandaracinaceae bacterium genome encodes these proteins:
- a CDS encoding DUF1266 domain-containing protein, with translation MKKYFPSSGRASIQSCRVLGPVIAEPHAQSNDSRNVVQTIQQGGGGVPAPAIPSALPWARRVQVLMHELTGPQRWLISVGAPLNKRNGRRLDRLGGDGRPTISWEASAVLRNGWQVRTSEDVVRTVSWLLGGGHRAEYEKAGLGTAREFAGWDAQRVANVAGWAYAAYLVDLETAWAWHRQAGALVRESFTSWADYGASYLAGLASWCEGEREVLDPSEQAMTWLLNDPSSPWLTLPFDLDLGDTPAPDLAPIEVLVGQANTPTIADAIQLAGPDGRVLVPAGTYREVIAPTHGIEIVAQGEVTVESAHVPCVRIEKMVGARLQGITLRSQLTADGKSLNAVHVNRGYVRMEACDVAASHDGVRVVTWGSAHVVDSTFHDCGSNGLNLVSGQLIAERCTVQRSAQNGIELQGEAGALVDECSIEDSGAASVLAHGKVRATLRRSTFTRNAGSASVVGIGSSDLVIDEVSIAGSQSGGIFFQETASAAISRTRITGCKLAALDVATTEPIQADEITATGNASAGVLVRNRAKLLLRGSQLEDSAEGHVWVLDTGILAMADCRLARGALGLWVQEGGAAVVHASRFEHHTGIAVDVQPRSNVELSFVHIEHAGGDGALVGEGASLRMSASTVNGAGGAGVRVDTTGSAVLESVTLTGCAGGEVVGDATRTESELSTEDQAAEAARAFTRAVRGRLIG, from the coding sequence GTGAAGAAGTATTTCCCCTCTTCTGGGCGCGCCTCGATCCAATCGTGCAGGGTCCTGGGGCCGGTCATTGCTGAACCTCACGCACAAAGTAACGATAGTCGTAACGTTGTGCAAACGATTCAGCAGGGCGGCGGCGGTGTCCCCGCTCCAGCGATCCCAAGTGCGCTCCCATGGGCTCGCAGGGTACAAGTGCTCATGCACGAGCTGACTGGGCCCCAGCGTTGGTTGATCTCCGTGGGTGCGCCGCTGAACAAGCGGAACGGGCGACGGCTCGATCGGCTCGGGGGTGACGGGCGGCCGACCATCTCGTGGGAGGCGTCGGCGGTGCTGCGCAACGGCTGGCAGGTGCGCACGAGCGAAGACGTGGTGCGCACGGTGTCGTGGTTGCTCGGTGGTGGTCATCGCGCCGAGTACGAGAAGGCTGGACTCGGCACCGCGCGTGAGTTCGCGGGCTGGGACGCGCAGCGCGTGGCCAATGTCGCGGGTTGGGCGTACGCGGCGTACCTCGTCGACCTCGAGACCGCCTGGGCGTGGCACCGGCAGGCCGGCGCGCTCGTGCGCGAGAGCTTCACCTCCTGGGCCGACTACGGCGCGAGCTATCTGGCTGGGCTCGCGAGCTGGTGCGAAGGCGAGCGCGAGGTGTTGGATCCGTCCGAGCAGGCGATGACGTGGCTGCTGAACGACCCGTCGAGCCCGTGGCTGACGCTGCCGTTCGACCTCGACCTCGGTGACACGCCTGCGCCCGACCTCGCGCCGATCGAGGTGCTCGTCGGCCAAGCCAATACGCCCACGATTGCCGACGCCATTCAGCTCGCCGGTCCGGATGGTCGCGTGCTCGTGCCGGCAGGCACGTACCGCGAGGTCATCGCGCCCACGCACGGCATCGAGATCGTGGCGCAGGGTGAGGTGACCGTCGAGAGCGCCCACGTGCCCTGCGTGCGCATCGAGAAGATGGTCGGCGCGCGCCTGCAAGGGATCACGCTGCGCTCGCAGCTCACGGCGGACGGCAAGTCGCTCAACGCGGTGCACGTGAACCGTGGCTATGTGCGCATGGAAGCATGCGACGTCGCCGCGTCGCACGACGGCGTGCGGGTGGTGACGTGGGGCTCGGCGCACGTGGTCGACTCCACGTTCCACGACTGCGGGTCGAACGGCCTCAACCTGGTCAGCGGGCAGCTCATCGCCGAGCGCTGCACGGTGCAGCGCAGCGCCCAGAACGGCATCGAGCTGCAGGGCGAGGCCGGCGCGCTCGTGGACGAGTGCTCCATCGAAGACAGCGGCGCCGCGTCCGTGCTCGCCCATGGGAAGGTGCGGGCGACCTTGCGACGCAGCACCTTCACGCGAAACGCAGGCTCGGCGAGCGTGGTGGGCATCGGTTCTTCCGATCTCGTCATCGATGAAGTGAGCATCGCGGGCAGCCAGTCGGGTGGCATCTTCTTCCAAGAGACGGCCAGCGCTGCCATCTCGCGCACGCGCATCACCGGCTGCAAGCTCGCGGCGCTCGACGTGGCCACGACCGAGCCCATCCAGGCCGACGAGATCACGGCTACGGGCAACGCGAGCGCGGGCGTCCTCGTGCGCAACCGCGCGAAGCTCCTCTTGAGGGGCTCGCAGCTGGAGGACAGCGCCGAGGGGCATGTGTGGGTCCTCGACACCGGCATCCTGGCCATGGCGGACTGTCGCCTCGCGCGCGGCGCGCTCGGGCTGTGGGTGCAAGAAGGCGGTGCGGCGGTGGTGCACGCATCCCGCTTCGAGCATCACACCGGCATTGCCGTCGACGTGCAGCCGCGCTCGAACGTCGAGCTCTCCTTCGTGCACATCGAACACGCGGGCGGCGACGGCGCGTTGGTGGGGGAGGGCGCGAGCCTGCGGATGAGCGCATCCACCGTGAATGGCGCCGGTGGCGCGGGCGTGCGCGTCGACACGACCGGCAGCGCGGTGCTCGAGAGCGTGACGCTGACCGGCTGCGCTGGCGGCGAAGTGGTCGGCGACGCGACGCGCACGGAGAGCGAGCTGTCCACCGAGGACCAAGCCGCAGAAGCGGCGCGAGCATTCACACGCGCCGTGCGCGGTCGCCTCATCGGGTGA
- a CDS encoding AgmX/PglI C-terminal domain-containing protein, which translates to MARGCAVAGAYATDAGEHDEARDFALRACALGDYDTCARLAETTDATTPDGIETLRRLLFAACFRGEHLRSCVRLAEALEDGPFATDTANEAGVAWEQACRLDRRYCSRVPPPRPPPVGTDAGSASLYAEPSAPAGATAPTTGERGGSLSADVIRTVVRANRRHVQACYETALARWSALRGTVTVRFIIQPDGTVSTATVVSDTVGDAGLRACITASIVTWRFPAPDGGGLVSVTYPFTLEST; encoded by the coding sequence GTGGCTCGCGGGTGCGCCGTTGCAGGGGCCTACGCCACAGATGCCGGAGAACACGACGAGGCGCGTGATTTCGCCCTTCGTGCGTGCGCCCTGGGTGACTACGACACCTGCGCTCGGCTCGCAGAGACGACCGACGCGACCACTCCCGACGGCATCGAGACCCTGCGCCGCTTGCTGTTCGCGGCGTGCTTTCGCGGGGAGCACCTTCGCTCGTGCGTGCGGCTGGCGGAGGCGCTCGAGGACGGCCCCTTCGCCACGGACACGGCCAACGAGGCGGGAGTGGCCTGGGAGCAGGCTTGCCGGTTGGACCGGCGCTACTGCTCGCGCGTGCCGCCTCCGCGCCCACCACCCGTGGGCACCGACGCGGGCTCTGCCTCGCTGTACGCGGAGCCGAGCGCTCCCGCCGGCGCCACCGCGCCCACCACCGGCGAGCGCGGTGGGTCCCTCAGCGCGGATGTGATCCGGACCGTTGTTCGTGCCAACCGGCGCCACGTGCAGGCCTGCTACGAGACCGCACTCGCACGCTGGTCCGCCCTGCGCGGCACCGTGACGGTGCGCTTCATCATCCAACCCGACGGCACGGTCTCGACGGCCACCGTGGTCAGCGACACCGTCGGCGATGCGGGACTCCGCGCGTGCATCACCGCGTCGATCGTGACCTGGCGGTTCCCCGCTCCTGACGGCGGCGGGCTGGTGAGCGTCACGTACCCCTTCACGCTCGAGTCCACGTGA
- a CDS encoding nucleotidyl transferase AbiEii/AbiGii toxin family protein — protein MMANKPTTAAGYPPEMAIAARQMCLYVATILGDLLDDIVVVGGLVPYLIVDQMHGVEGHVGTRDLDLGLALAVLDEERYKQIADRLRARGFTQAMNEDGTPTRQTWKLREEAITIDFLIPPAGASQKPGKLQNLQADFAAIITPALPLAFQDVVRVVIDDTTPNRERARRQVNVAGPAAFVVLKAHALKQRGENKDAYDLVYVLRSFGDEPITEVVRRFATIASATEAVEALTILDAEFASVEHVGPRRYAEFLGDANDAERRAEAFAAVREFLRLLHP, from the coding sequence ATGATGGCGAACAAGCCCACCACCGCCGCGGGCTACCCACCCGAGATGGCCATCGCAGCCCGACAGATGTGCCTCTACGTCGCCACGATCCTGGGCGACCTCCTCGACGACATCGTGGTGGTCGGTGGCCTCGTGCCGTATCTGATCGTCGACCAGATGCATGGAGTGGAGGGCCACGTCGGCACCCGCGACCTCGACCTCGGGCTCGCGCTCGCAGTGCTCGACGAAGAGCGGTACAAGCAAATCGCTGACCGCCTGCGCGCCAGAGGTTTCACGCAAGCCATGAACGAGGACGGCACGCCGACTCGGCAGACCTGGAAGCTGCGGGAGGAGGCCATCACGATCGACTTCCTCATCCCACCGGCAGGGGCTTCACAGAAGCCGGGGAAGCTGCAGAACCTGCAGGCCGACTTCGCCGCCATCATCACCCCGGCCCTGCCCCTCGCGTTCCAAGACGTGGTGCGCGTAGTCATCGACGACACGACGCCGAACCGCGAGCGGGCGAGGCGTCAGGTCAACGTCGCCGGCCCTGCCGCGTTCGTGGTGCTGAAGGCCCACGCCCTGAAGCAACGGGGCGAGAACAAGGACGCCTACGACCTCGTGTACGTCCTCCGCAGCTTCGGCGACGAGCCGATCACCGAAGTCGTTCGACGCTTTGCGACCATCGCGTCAGCAACGGAGGCAGTGGAGGCGCTCACGATCCTCGACGCCGAGTTCGCGTCCGTCGAGCACGTCGGCCCGCGGCGATACGCAGAGTTCCTCGGGGATGCGAACGACGCTGAACGACGCGCGGAAGCTTTCGCTGCGGTCCGCGAGTTCCTGCGGCTGCTCCACCCGTGA